The following are encoded together in the Flammeovirga agarivorans genome:
- the porG gene encoding type IX secretion system protein PorG — MKRSFFKLLLSTFLLLLGFNNVSNAQYWVVGGAVGATGYSGDVSPVPHPADYRVGVKAFGKYNMNNFLQWRTDLNVSWNAGSDIHFDKPIHQGRQASFQNVMINVATGFEYNFLDFRQDKRKKDNFTPYFFMELGGGVFPVIETTYSGAELPWAITLPLGIGFKKRISTYWDFGMEFSITKPLWTDNTDTIYRGGPDAPVGEQTVYPSWRDNYYFLGFTLSYNILNVNCPDTPR; from the coding sequence ATGAAAAGAAGCTTTTTTAAATTATTACTATCAACTTTTTTACTTCTTCTTGGTTTTAATAATGTATCAAATGCTCAATATTGGGTTGTTGGAGGTGCGGTTGGTGCAACAGGATACTCTGGAGACGTTTCTCCGGTACCTCATCCCGCAGATTATAGAGTAGGAGTAAAAGCATTTGGAAAGTATAATATGAATAACTTTCTGCAGTGGAGAACAGACTTGAATGTTTCTTGGAATGCAGGGAGTGATATACATTTCGATAAACCTATACATCAAGGTAGACAAGCATCATTTCAGAATGTGATGATTAATGTTGCTACAGGTTTTGAATACAACTTTTTAGATTTCAGACAGGATAAAAGAAAGAAAGATAATTTTACTCCTTATTTCTTTATGGAATTAGGAGGTGGGGTATTCCCAGTTATTGAAACAACTTACAGTGGAGCTGAATTGCCTTGGGCTATTACACTACCTTTAGGTATTGGTTTTAAAAAGAGAATATCAACTTATTGGGACTTCGGGATGGAGTTTAGTATCACAAAACCGTTATGGACAGATAATACTGATACAATCTATCGAGGAGGACCAGATGCTCCAGTTGGAGAACAAACTGTCTACCCATCCTGGAGAGATAATTATTACTTCCTTGGCTTTACACTCAGTTATAACATACTCAATGTAAATTGTCCAGATACACCAAGATAA